The following are encoded together in the Fimbriiglobus ruber genome:
- a CDS encoding 1-aminocyclopropane-1-carboxylate deaminase/D-cysteine desulfhydrase, which translates to MSDRVLSPRDVHTAAARLPRVRLAHLPTPLEEAPRLAAAIGGGVRVFIKRDDCTGLLLGGNKARHNEFLLGDAVDRGCDMLVWGAGVQSNNCRQTAAGCAKLGLECRLYLSRMNYKTEPQGNLLLDYLVGAHVEFTDAAIGPELDELLAAKAEEFRAAGRKPYFWHRPRVVPLAAVSYALCVAEIAEQLKENGLTPDALYVSSSGGTGAGVALGKKLLGLTCPARLICPMGWPWHIPTATAADANSAAEMLGLLHRLTAVEIDADESYIAPGYGLPSAAGREALRLCATTEAILLDPVYTAKALAAVIADVRAERYRPGAVLIFIHTGGVPAVFAEPEKVLPETGQ; encoded by the coding sequence ATGTCCGACCGCGTCCTGTCGCCGCGAGACGTCCACACCGCGGCCGCGCGGTTGCCGCGGGTCCGACTCGCCCACCTGCCCACGCCACTTGAAGAAGCCCCTCGCCTGGCTGCCGCCATCGGCGGCGGGGTGCGCGTGTTTATCAAGCGGGACGATTGCACCGGTCTGCTGCTCGGGGGGAACAAAGCACGGCACAACGAATTCTTGCTCGGCGACGCCGTCGACCGCGGGTGCGACATGCTCGTTTGGGGGGCGGGCGTCCAGTCGAACAATTGCCGGCAGACGGCCGCCGGCTGTGCCAAGCTGGGACTGGAGTGCCGTTTATACCTGAGCCGAATGAACTACAAGACGGAGCCGCAAGGGAATCTGCTCCTCGATTACCTGGTCGGTGCGCACGTCGAATTCACCGACGCGGCGATCGGCCCGGAACTGGACGAGTTGCTGGCCGCGAAAGCCGAAGAGTTCCGGGCCGCCGGACGGAAGCCCTACTTCTGGCACCGCCCCCGTGTCGTACCGCTGGCTGCGGTCAGTTACGCGCTGTGCGTGGCCGAGATCGCCGAACAACTGAAAGAAAACGGGCTGACGCCGGATGCGCTCTACGTGTCGTCGTCCGGGGGAACCGGGGCAGGTGTCGCCCTCGGCAAGAAATTGCTCGGCTTAACGTGCCCGGCCCGCCTCATCTGTCCGATGGGTTGGCCGTGGCACATCCCGACGGCGACCGCCGCCGACGCGAACAGCGCGGCCGAAATGCTCGGCCTACTCCACCGCCTAACGGCCGTCGAAATCGACGCGGACGAATCGTACATTGCCCCGGGCTACGGACTGCCATCCGCGGCCGGGCGCGAGGCACTTCGCCTCTGCGCCACGACCGAGGCGATCCTCCTCGACCCGGTGTACACGGCCAAGGCTCTGGCCGCGGTGATCGCCGATGTCCGTGCGGAAAGGTATCGCCCCGGCGCTGTTCTCATTTTCATTCACACCGGTGGCGTCCCGGCCGTATTCGCGGAACCAGAAAAGGTGTTGCCCGAAACCGGCCAGTAA
- a CDS encoding tetratricopeptide repeat protein, which produces MEKISVGIGLIIVTCVVVLMAGFVAAAWFLLRPLAVSLGLVRLTPYDYMVQAWKAERAGRWEDALAAYDQALRLDPSDQDTHARRNTVLEHLSDLDE; this is translated from the coding sequence ATGGAAAAGATTAGTGTCGGGATTGGCTTGATAATTGTGACCTGTGTGGTCGTCCTGATGGCTGGTTTCGTGGCGGCCGCGTGGTTCTTGCTCCGTCCCCTGGCCGTATCGCTCGGTCTCGTACGGTTGACACCCTACGATTACATGGTCCAGGCTTGGAAGGCCGAGCGCGCCGGACGATGGGAAGACGCCCTGGCAGCCTACGATCAGGCGCTTCGACTCGACCCATCGGATCAGGATACTCACGCCCGCCGCAACACCGTTCTCGAACACCTTTCGGACTTGGACGAATGA
- a CDS encoding SdrD B-like domain-containing protein — translation MTLTTPGTNPDAGPSGAGNANLNVDFGIYQPLSLGDTVWDDANNDGTLDNGETGLPGVVVTLLDASGNPVATTTTDAGGHYLFTDLIPGTYQVQIDPPAGYVSSSGTNGSLTGPFEPGSTDDTDAGNNTDHGTTTGATITSTPVTLTAPGTNPDAGSGGAGTANLNVDLGLYQPLSLGNFVFNDANNDGKMDNGETGVPGVAVVLLDASGAPVATTTTDAAGHYQFDDLAPGTYRVQITPRPGSSPAAGPTAAPPGRSSRARPTTPTPATTPTTGPPPGRPSPAPRSP, via the coding sequence ATCACCCTGACGACCCCCGGGACGAACCCGGACGCCGGCCCGAGCGGGGCCGGCAACGCCAACCTGAACGTCGACTTCGGCATCTACCAGCCCCTGTCCCTCGGCGACACCGTGTGGGACGACGCCAACAACGACGGCACGCTCGACAACGGGGAGACCGGCCTCCCGGGCGTCGTCGTCACACTCCTCGACGCCAGCGGCAACCCGGTCGCGACGACCACCACCGACGCCGGCGGACACTACCTGTTCACCGACCTCATCCCCGGCACCTACCAGGTCCAGATCGATCCACCCGCCGGGTACGTGTCCAGCAGCGGGACCAACGGCAGCCTGACCGGGCCGTTCGAGCCCGGATCGACCGACGACACCGACGCCGGCAACAACACCGACCACGGGACCACCACCGGGGCGACCATCACCAGCACCCCGGTCACCCTGACCGCCCCGGGCACCAACCCGGACGCCGGCTCGGGCGGTGCCGGGACGGCGAATCTGAACGTGGACCTCGGGTTGTATCAGCCGTTGAGCCTGGGGAACTTCGTGTTCAACGACGCGAACAACGACGGCAAGATGGACAACGGCGAAACCGGGGTTCCGGGCGTCGCCGTCGTCCTCCTGGACGCCAGCGGGGCCCCGGTCGCGACCACCACCACCGACGCCGCCGGCCACTACCAGTTCGACGACCTCGCCCCGGGCACGTACCGGGTCCAGATCACCCCCCGGCCGGGTTCGTCTCCAGCAGCGGGACCAACGGCAGCCCCACCGGGCCGTTCGAGCCGGGCTCGACCGACTACACCGACGCCGGCAACAACACCGACCACGGGACCACCACCGGGGCGACCATCACCAGCACCCCGGTCACCCTGA
- a CDS encoding NAD-dependent epimerase/dehydratase family protein: MHELSLVTGGAGFIGSHLVDALARTGRTVRVFDDFSTGLRNNLAHHEGGRVDVVEGSLTDPAAVARAVRGASVIYHLGALASVARSVENPIATHEACVTGTLNLLDAARKNGVRRVVYAASSSAYGGATQAGGSAGAQSVDQLPATRSPYAAAKLAGELYMQAFAATYGVETVRLRFFNIFGPRQRADSPYSGVIALFVAAIARGDVPTVQGDGLQSRDFTYVANAVQALMKAAEAPDVSGNVYNVGTGRSVTVLQLIGELNRIFGTDYHPVHGSSRPGDVRFSRADIRRTREELGYDPTATFEDGLRKTVAWYLESTGAFRQLASV, translated from the coding sequence GTGCATGAATTGAGTTTGGTCACGGGCGGGGCCGGGTTCATCGGGTCGCATCTCGTGGACGCGCTCGCTCGAACCGGCCGCACGGTCCGCGTGTTCGACGACTTCAGCACCGGCCTCCGCAATAACCTGGCTCATCATGAGGGGGGCCGGGTTGATGTCGTTGAAGGCAGCCTGACCGACCCGGCCGCCGTCGCCCGGGCGGTCCGCGGGGCCTCGGTGATCTACCACCTCGGCGCGCTGGCGTCCGTCGCCCGGAGCGTCGAGAACCCGATTGCCACCCACGAAGCCTGCGTCACCGGCACCCTCAACTTGCTCGACGCCGCCCGCAAGAATGGCGTCCGCCGGGTCGTTTACGCGGCGAGTTCCAGCGCGTACGGCGGGGCGACCCAAGCGGGCGGTTCGGCCGGCGCGCAGTCGGTCGACCAACTCCCGGCCACCCGGTCGCCCTACGCGGCAGCTAAACTGGCCGGCGAACTGTACATGCAAGCGTTTGCCGCGACCTACGGCGTCGAGACGGTGCGGCTGCGGTTCTTCAACATCTTCGGCCCCCGCCAGCGGGCGGACAGCCCGTACTCGGGCGTCATCGCCCTGTTCGTGGCCGCGATCGCCCGCGGCGACGTGCCGACCGTTCAGGGCGACGGGTTGCAATCGCGGGACTTCACTTATGTGGCGAACGCGGTCCAGGCCTTGATGAAAGCGGCCGAGGCACCGGACGTGTCCGGAAACGTCTACAACGTCGGCACCGGGCGGAGCGTGACCGTCCTCCAGTTGATCGGCGAGTTGAACCGCATCTTCGGCACCGACTACCACCCCGTCCACGGCTCGTCTCGTCCTGGTGATGTTCGCTTCTCCCGTGCCGACATCCGCCGGACCCGCGAGGAACTGGGCTACGACCCGACCGCGACATTCGAGGACGGCCTGCGGAAGACGGTGGCGTGGTACCTGGAATCGACCGGGGCGTTTCGCCAGTTAGCATCGGTGTGA
- a CDS encoding tetratricopeptide repeat protein has translation MRTLVLVFFFAAFAIVLPVSPTRTTAEDKKAAPGKKPPGPLAEARQRLLKGNYEEAREAYEEVATKKAAAKPGAAIGISRTFRAVGEYDKALAALDAAVKEFPDDPDVTAARADLLYDLGRWDDAAKAAEAVLAKHPDHLSAKWTQARVLRDIGKTDDADKLFRAIVRYYTARSNADNDITDPDELLVVAAAGAENARWHNLSRQFSFILNEVIKDALQFEPDLWPAEVMAGTMLLEKYNRPDAVEAFDKALKINPKCADALVGKGLAALQKFELKDVEQYADHALKINSRHTAALRLKADVYLIASDWAAAEKLFNKAREVNPRDSVTLGRLAAVYVLQRRTADFDKLVADVKAFDPRPGVFYYELGDCLEERKRYDKAEEYYKIAAELRPMLAGPRTGLAMLQLRLGHEKAARALLDKAIEADPFNVRVANSIKVMKHIDKYETITTPHYELRYDPTKDKILAEFVADYLEESHTELKRQFGYEPAGKILIEVFSTHEMFSGRTVGLPDLHTIGACTGRVVAMASPAAKGVRKPFNWGRVIRHELTHVFNLAQTDFQCPHWLTEGLAVRNEEMARPVMWTTILRDHLASDELFTLDTVMLGFVRPKGPDEWTLAYCQSQLYVEYLVKTYGEACVGKLLTAFHDGADTGAAIRSACGVDKAAVETGYRAYIKEIVKPFQGKSAKKKEEKPLTFEELTEAQEKDPDDPDLAARLADQLFRRNKASEARKLADAAIAKQKGHALASIVKSRLLSRAGDDDAAKVVLEDALKLNPDEPRILLALGHLYTDAKDYPKAAEVLEHGRKVSPLDGDWLEQLTRLYKTSGENDKLLDVLKEVVSHDPDELDGRIKLARVSLDVGKPDVAEKYAREAIQIDVNNEDARKVLIEALKGQSKAAEVEKLLKRFGTS, from the coding sequence ATGCGCACCCTGGTTCTCGTCTTTTTCTTCGCCGCATTCGCGATCGTACTTCCCGTTTCCCCGACCCGCACGACGGCCGAAGACAAGAAGGCCGCTCCTGGTAAGAAACCGCCTGGCCCGTTGGCCGAAGCCCGGCAGCGGCTTCTCAAGGGGAATTACGAAGAAGCGCGGGAGGCTTACGAAGAAGTCGCCACCAAAAAAGCCGCAGCCAAGCCCGGGGCGGCCATCGGCATCAGCCGGACGTTCCGAGCCGTCGGTGAATACGACAAGGCCCTCGCGGCACTCGACGCGGCGGTGAAGGAATTTCCCGACGACCCGGACGTGACCGCCGCCCGCGCGGACCTGCTCTACGACCTCGGCCGGTGGGACGACGCCGCGAAGGCTGCGGAAGCCGTGCTAGCCAAGCACCCCGACCACCTCTCCGCCAAGTGGACCCAGGCCCGCGTCCTCCGCGACATCGGCAAGACCGACGACGCCGACAAGTTGTTCCGCGCGATCGTCCGGTACTACACCGCCCGCAGCAACGCAGACAACGACATCACCGACCCGGACGAACTGCTCGTCGTCGCGGCCGCCGGGGCGGAGAACGCCCGGTGGCACAACTTGTCCCGGCAGTTCAGCTTCATCCTCAACGAAGTCATCAAGGACGCGCTCCAGTTCGAGCCGGACCTCTGGCCCGCCGAGGTGATGGCCGGCACGATGCTGCTCGAAAAGTACAACCGGCCTGACGCCGTCGAAGCCTTCGACAAAGCCCTCAAAATCAACCCGAAGTGTGCCGACGCTCTCGTCGGGAAAGGGCTGGCCGCGCTTCAGAAATTCGAGCTGAAGGACGTCGAACAGTACGCGGACCACGCGCTCAAAATCAACTCGCGCCACACAGCCGCGCTGCGGCTCAAGGCCGATGTGTACCTGATCGCTAGCGACTGGGCGGCCGCCGAAAAGCTGTTTAACAAGGCCCGGGAGGTCAACCCTCGCGACTCGGTCACGCTCGGTCGGCTCGCCGCCGTGTACGTTCTCCAACGCCGGACCGCCGACTTCGACAAACTCGTCGCCGACGTCAAGGCGTTCGACCCGCGACCCGGCGTGTTCTACTACGAACTCGGCGACTGCCTGGAAGAGCGCAAGCGGTACGACAAGGCCGAGGAGTATTACAAGATTGCCGCCGAGCTGCGGCCGATGCTCGCCGGCCCGCGCACCGGCCTTGCCATGCTCCAGCTCCGGCTCGGCCACGAAAAGGCGGCCCGCGCCCTGCTCGACAAGGCGATCGAAGCCGACCCGTTCAACGTCCGCGTGGCGAACTCGATCAAGGTGATGAAGCACATCGATAAGTACGAGACGATCACCACTCCCCACTACGAACTGCGGTACGACCCGACGAAAGACAAAATCCTTGCCGAGTTCGTTGCCGACTATCTGGAAGAGTCGCACACCGAACTCAAACGGCAGTTCGGCTACGAGCCCGCGGGCAAGATCCTGATCGAGGTCTTCAGCACGCACGAAATGTTCAGCGGGCGGACGGTCGGGCTGCCGGACCTGCACACGATCGGCGCCTGTACCGGACGGGTGGTGGCGATGGCGTCCCCTGCCGCGAAGGGGGTGCGCAAGCCGTTCAACTGGGGCCGGGTGATCCGCCACGAACTCACGCACGTTTTCAACCTCGCCCAGACCGATTTCCAGTGCCCGCACTGGCTGACCGAGGGCCTGGCCGTCCGCAACGAGGAGATGGCCCGCCCGGTCATGTGGACGACGATCCTCCGCGACCACCTGGCGTCGGACGAACTGTTCACACTCGACACCGTCATGCTCGGCTTCGTCCGCCCCAAGGGACCGGACGAATGGACGCTGGCATATTGCCAGAGCCAGTTGTACGTCGAGTATCTGGTCAAGACTTATGGGGAAGCGTGCGTCGGCAAACTGCTCACCGCGTTCCACGACGGGGCGGACACCGGGGCCGCAATCCGGTCGGCGTGCGGCGTGGACAAGGCGGCCGTCGAGACCGGATACCGGGCTTATATCAAAGAGATCGTGAAGCCGTTCCAGGGAAAGTCGGCGAAGAAGAAAGAGGAGAAGCCGCTCACGTTCGAGGAGTTGACTGAGGCCCAAGAGAAGGATCCGGACGATCCCGACCTCGCCGCCCGGCTCGCGGACCAACTCTTCCGCCGGAATAAAGCCTCGGAAGCCCGAAAGCTGGCCGACGCCGCCATCGCCAAACAGAAGGGCCACGCCCTCGCATCGATCGTCAAGTCGCGCCTGCTATCTCGGGCGGGCGACGACGACGCGGCCAAGGTGGTTCTCGAAGACGCGCTCAAACTGAACCCGGACGAGCCCCGCATCCTGCTCGCCCTCGGGCACCTGTACACGGACGCCAAGGATTACCCGAAGGCCGCCGAGGTACTCGAACACGGCCGCAAGGTCTCGCCGCTCGACGGGGACTGGCTCGAACAACTCACGCGGCTGTACAAGACGTCCGGCGAAAACGACAAGCTTCTCGACGTCCTGAAGGAAGTCGTCTCGCACGACCCGGACGAACTCGACGGCCGGATCAAACTCGCCCGCGTGAGTCTGGACGTCGGCAAGCCGGACGTGGCGGAGAAGTACGCCCGGGAAGCGATCCAGATCGACGTCAACAACGAAGACGCTCGCAAGGTGTTGATCGAGGCACTGAAGGGGCAGAGCAAGGCCGCCGAGGTCGAGAAACTGCTCAAACGGTTCGGGACTTCGTGA
- a CDS encoding alkaline phosphatase family protein, with the protein MSGWRVVRAGVILAPVFALAGAGIWFVAREFGPTAPPPHAEGRLVVVAVFDQMRGDYPDRWAPLFEREGFERVKAHGVWYSDAHLPYACTETGPGHASIATGVPPSVHGIVGNEWYDRAKGKTVYCSYADRAYERIPANPAAGSRASAKAGTEGGLAPTRLLVPTVADALRAATSGKGRTFSIALKDRAAVLTAGKEPDGCYCFDTATGQFHTSAYYRERVHPWVEHFNKSGVADQWFGKEWDPFTSQALYNKYAGPDDVVGEMADATGAGRTFPHLLSAGLTEPSKAYYAAVEASPFGNELVWSLARSAIEQEELGRGSAPDLLYLGFSSNDIIGHAFGPDSHEVLDVTLRSDKLVAQMIEYLNAQVGPGRYALVITADHGVCPMPEVAQKDHPGAARFNPKDFGGPLGKVLDSMYGAQELSPGRWVESYSYPWVYLNQRLMTAQGIPAVDVEDAAAQWLGNRDFAKTAYTRTSLAGPPLADPIGRSVQLGFHPDRSGDVCIIPKPYQLPIGGPMGTNHGSPWPYDTHVPILACGCGIPGLGKQTKPTSALLVAPIVCRALGIDPPAILTEKLPPEFE; encoded by the coding sequence GTGTCCGGATGGCGTGTCGTTCGGGCCGGGGTGATCCTGGCCCCGGTGTTCGCGCTGGCCGGGGCCGGCATTTGGTTCGTCGCCCGCGAGTTCGGTCCGACCGCGCCCCCGCCCCACGCGGAGGGGCGGTTGGTCGTCGTCGCCGTGTTCGACCAGATGCGCGGCGACTACCCGGACCGCTGGGCTCCGCTATTCGAGCGCGAGGGCTTCGAACGTGTGAAAGCCCACGGCGTCTGGTACTCGGACGCCCATCTCCCCTATGCGTGTACCGAAACCGGTCCCGGGCACGCATCAATCGCCACCGGCGTTCCGCCCTCGGTGCACGGAATCGTCGGCAACGAATGGTACGACCGGGCGAAGGGAAAGACGGTTTACTGCTCGTATGCCGACCGGGCTTACGAGCGGATTCCCGCCAACCCGGCCGCCGGCTCGCGGGCGAGCGCGAAAGCCGGCACCGAGGGCGGGTTAGCCCCGACCCGCCTCCTGGTCCCGACCGTGGCCGACGCCCTCCGCGCGGCGACGAGCGGGAAGGGCCGGACGTTCAGTATCGCTCTCAAAGACCGCGCGGCCGTTCTGACCGCCGGCAAAGAACCGGACGGGTGCTATTGCTTCGACACCGCGACCGGACAATTTCACACCTCCGCGTACTACCGCGAACGGGTTCACCCGTGGGTCGAGCATTTCAATAAATCAGGCGTCGCCGACCAGTGGTTCGGCAAAGAATGGGATCCGTTCACGTCCCAGGCGCTTTACAACAAGTATGCCGGCCCGGACGACGTGGTCGGCGAGATGGCGGACGCGACCGGCGCCGGTCGGACGTTTCCACACCTCCTGAGTGCCGGCCTGACGGAACCCAGCAAGGCGTACTACGCGGCGGTCGAGGCGTCGCCGTTCGGGAACGAACTCGTGTGGTCCCTCGCGCGGTCCGCGATCGAGCAGGAAGAACTCGGCCGCGGCTCCGCCCCGGACCTGCTCTACCTCGGCTTCTCGTCGAACGACATCATCGGCCACGCCTTCGGCCCGGACTCGCACGAGGTTCTCGACGTCACCCTCCGGTCCGATAAGCTCGTCGCGCAGATGATCGAATACCTGAACGCGCAGGTCGGCCCGGGCCGGTACGCCCTCGTCATCACTGCGGACCACGGCGTCTGTCCGATGCCCGAGGTCGCCCAGAAGGATCACCCGGGAGCCGCCCGATTCAACCCGAAAGACTTCGGCGGACCGCTCGGCAAGGTGTTGGACTCGATGTACGGGGCTCAAGAATTGTCGCCCGGGCGGTGGGTCGAGAGTTATTCTTACCCCTGGGTCTACCTCAACCAACGATTGATGACCGCCCAGGGCATCCCCGCCGTGGACGTGGAAGACGCGGCCGCCCAGTGGCTCGGGAATCGAGACTTTGCCAAAACGGCGTACACGCGCACCTCCCTGGCAGGCCCGCCGCTCGCCGACCCGATCGGGCGATCGGTTCAACTCGGTTTCCACCCCGACCGCAGCGGTGACGTTTGCATTATTCCGAAGCCGTACCAGCTCCCGATCGGCGGGCCGATGGGGACCAACCACGGGAGCCCCTGGCCCTACGACACGCACGTACCGATCCTGGCGTGCGGCTGCGGCATCCCCGGTCTGGGCAAGCAGACCAAACCCACCAGCGCTCTGCTCGTCGCGCCGATCGTGTGTCGGGCTCTTGGCATCGACCCGCCGGCCATACTAACTGAGAAGCTGCCGCCCGAGTTTGAATAA
- a CDS encoding SdrD B-like domain-containing protein gives MTSTPVTLTTPGTDPDAGPSGPGNANLNVDFGIYDPLTIGDTVWNDANNDGKLDNGETGIPNVTVVLLNASGTPIATTTTDAGGHYQFTDLIPGTYQVQVTPPTGFVSSSGTNGSPTGPFEPGSIDYTDAGNNTDHGTQTGSTVTTTVITLTTPGTNPDAGPGGPGTGNTNADLGLYQPLSIGDTVWDDVNNDGKLDNGETGLAGIPVTLLDATGATVATTTTNANGNYLFTDLIPGTYTVEITPPAGYASSSGTNGSASGPYEPATGTTGNNTDHGTTSGSVIKTNPIVLGLPGQNPDTVGSVTGGANLQQDFGLYQPMSVGNFVWQDTNNNGVVDPGEPGLAGVTVTLLDGSGNVIATTTTNAQGGYLFTNLDAGTYQVRVTTPAGYTSSTGRNGTLTGPFEPAPNNNIDNQDKGTTSGIYTYGGLITLAPGAEPTGEAPTPGITDSTPDANSNLTQDFGFVQTVVDLAVTLTPDSQSVSVGGTDGFTIVVTNNGPGTATDVIVSSLLPNGVSLAQIVSASQGAYDPGTGIWSIGTLPAGGTAVLRLIGTINQPGTLTSQAIVGADQSETDYTNNVSATVLTSMIDPSQISKRDYLSSTPDTATLPPIVPTSLPAAVPGSDALIVVGAGAGNLPLVQVFDRATGQLRLSFLAYDSSFRGGVNVALGDVNGDGVPDIITAPASGGGPNIRVFDGATGQMIGNFFAFETTFTGGAQVAAADINGDGKDEIIVGAGNGGGPRVDVFQADGTMVSSFFAYDPSFRGGVNVGTVTVNGKVEVIAGAGNGGGPNVQLIDPMTGVTLSSFFAYDSSLRGGVTVTGGIINGQPVVITGDGTGGAPMVNTFSATTGKQLASQAVFSADFTGGIYVASADENGDGNDDAIVTTGAGGGPEVIAIDPITGQQLDAFMAFDPGFRGGVYVGAANKK, from the coding sequence ATCACCAGCACCCCGGTCACCCTGACGACCCCCGGGACGGACCCGGACGCCGGCCCGAGCGGCCCCGGCAACGCCAACCTGAACGTCGACTTCGGCATCTACGACCCCCTGACGATCGGCGACACCGTCTGGAACGACGCGAACAACGACGGCAAGCTCGACAACGGCGAGACGGGTATCCCGAACGTGACTGTCGTCCTCTTGAACGCCAGCGGCACCCCGATCGCGACGACCACAACCGACGCCGGCGGGCACTACCAGTTCACGGACTTGATCCCGGGTACGTACCAGGTGCAAGTCACGCCGCCGACCGGGTTCGTCTCCAGCAGCGGGACCAACGGCAGCCCGACCGGGCCGTTCGAGCCGGGATCGATCGACTACACCGACGCCGGCAACAACACCGACCACGGAACCCAGACGGGTTCGACCGTCACCACCACCGTGATCACCCTGACTACCCCGGGCACTAACCCCGACGCCGGCCCGGGCGGCCCCGGGACGGGCAACACGAACGCCGACCTCGGTCTCTACCAACCGCTGTCCATCGGCGACACCGTGTGGGACGACGTGAACAACGACGGCAAGCTCGACAACGGCGAAACCGGTCTAGCGGGCATCCCCGTCACCCTGCTCGACGCGACCGGGGCAACGGTCGCCACGACTACCACCAACGCCAACGGGAATTACCTGTTCACTGACCTCATTCCCGGGACTTACACCGTGGAAATCACGCCGCCCGCCGGGTACGCGTCCAGTTCCGGGACCAATGGCAGCGCAAGCGGACCATACGAACCGGCCACGGGAACGACCGGGAACAACACGGACCACGGGACGACCAGCGGGTCGGTGATCAAGACAAACCCCATTGTTCTGGGGCTCCCCGGCCAGAACCCGGACACGGTCGGCTCGGTCACCGGGGGCGCCAACCTGCAACAAGACTTCGGCCTCTATCAGCCGATGTCGGTTGGCAATTTCGTGTGGCAGGACACGAACAACAACGGCGTGGTCGATCCGGGCGAACCGGGCCTTGCCGGCGTCACGGTAACCCTGCTCGACGGGAGCGGGAACGTCATTGCCACGACCACGACGAACGCCCAGGGCGGATACCTGTTCACGAACCTGGACGCGGGCACGTATCAGGTCCGGGTCACCACCCCGGCCGGGTATACGTCGAGTACCGGCCGCAACGGGACGTTGACCGGGCCCTTCGAGCCGGCCCCGAACAATAACATCGACAACCAGGACAAGGGGACGACGTCCGGGATCTACACTTACGGCGGTCTGATCACTCTCGCCCCGGGGGCGGAGCCGACGGGCGAGGCCCCGACGCCGGGTATCACGGACTCGACTCCGGACGCCAACAGCAACTTGACCCAGGACTTCGGTTTCGTCCAGACGGTGGTCGACTTGGCCGTCACCCTGACGCCGGACAGCCAGTCGGTCAGCGTGGGCGGGACGGACGGGTTCACCATCGTCGTCACCAACAACGGGCCCGGGACCGCTACTGACGTGATCGTCAGTAGCCTGCTGCCGAACGGCGTGTCGCTCGCCCAGATCGTATCGGCATCCCAGGGCGCGTATGACCCCGGCACCGGAATCTGGAGTATTGGCACGCTGCCGGCGGGCGGAACCGCCGTCCTCCGCTTGATCGGGACGATTAACCAGCCCGGAACGTTGACCAGCCAGGCCATCGTCGGGGCCGACCAGTCCGAGACGGATTACACGAATAACGTCTCGGCGACCGTCCTGACATCGATGATCGACCCGTCGCAGATCTCCAAGCGGGATTACTTGTCGTCGACGCCCGACACCGCCACACTGCCGCCGATCGTGCCGACCAGTTTGCCGGCCGCGGTCCCCGGCAGCGACGCCCTCATCGTCGTGGGGGCGGGGGCGGGCAACCTGCCCCTGGTTCAAGTGTTCGACAGGGCGACCGGTCAACTCCGGCTTTCGTTCCTCGCGTATGACTCGTCGTTCCGCGGCGGCGTCAACGTGGCCCTGGGCGACGTGAACGGGGACGGCGTCCCGGACATCATCACGGCCCCGGCGTCCGGCGGCGGGCCGAACATCCGGGTGTTCGACGGGGCGACCGGGCAGATGATCGGGAACTTCTTCGCATTCGAAACGACGTTCACCGGCGGGGCTCAAGTGGCCGCCGCCGACATCAACGGCGACGGGAAGGACGAGATCATCGTCGGGGCCGGGAACGGCGGCGGACCGCGGGTCGACGTGTTCCAGGCCGACGGCACGATGGTCAGTTCCTTCTTCGCTTACGACCCGTCATTCCGCGGCGGCGTCAACGTCGGCACGGTGACGGTGAACGGAAAGGTCGAGGTCATCGCCGGGGCGGGTAACGGCGGCGGACCCAACGTCCAGTTGATCGACCCGATGACCGGGGTCACGCTGTCGAGTTTCTTCGCCTACGACTCCTCGCTCCGCGGCGGTGTCACGGTGACCGGCGGGATCATCAACGGCCAGCCCGTTGTCATCACGGGCGACGGGACCGGCGGGGCTCCGATGGTCAACACCTTCAGTGCCACTACGGGCAAGCAACTCGCGTCCCAGGCCGTGTTCAGCGCTGATTTCACGGGCGGCATCTACGTGGCCTCGGCCGACGAAAACGGCGACGGGAACGACGACGCGATCGTCACGACGGGTGCGGGTGGCGGTCCGGAAGTCATCGCGATCGATCCGATCACCGGTCAGCAACTCGACGCCTTCATGGCCTTCGATCCGGGCTTCCGGGGCGGGGTGTACGTGGGGGCCGCCAACAAGAAGTAA